The following proteins are co-located in the Xiphophorus maculatus strain JP 163 A chromosome 8, X_maculatus-5.0-male, whole genome shotgun sequence genome:
- the c8h18orf25 gene encoding uncharacterized protein C18orf25 homolog isoform X2 → MADSEKAEEFLDAVCTPESLEEAQTAAASAQGEQDEHLKTETTTSTSSPPREKEADSPLNTEGEQSLLSMPFLMKELRRDSPESQHASTGSDKPVSRHVYESDSSNPCMLSPSSSGHLADSDTLSSGEEGAARPAGAEGSMEAANDPGQLEKRETSATASGGRKSRRSHSESEMLPNAMAAKKNRCQPTTVAPGQEKQTNGKLGKVKGHRSQKHKERMRLLRQKREAAARKKYNLLQDSSTSDSELTCDSSTSSSDDDDTSGGSKTIKTDIPAGFRRASERSRVGAQIHGLLDTSSWDRNGIGSVLEEAMTRFAVMQRQTEERFRIWMEKLAHLDSDNDSSKRSSDAPEGQQAAQLSPPSSFLPSSESAETMAAYMLARENNSLAPTPMNNNNILPEAVAQNGNIGSPDPGLMNV, encoded by the exons ATGGCTGATtcagagaaagcagaggaatTTTTGGATGCTGTATGCACCCCCGAGTCTCTCGAAGAAGCACAGACCGCTGCGGCTTCTGCTCAAGGAGAACAGGATGAACATCTGAAAACGGAGACGACTACTAGTACCAGTTCGCCCCCAAGGGAGAAGGAAGCAGACAGCCCCCTGAATACTGAGGGAGAGCAAAGTCTTCTCTCCATGCCATTTCTAATGAAGGAGCTTCGCCGGGACTCCCCAGAGTCTCAACATGCCTCCACAGGAAGTGACAAGCCTGTGTCGCGTCACGTCTACGAAAGCGACTCCTCGAATCCCTGCATGTTGTCTCCTTCTTCCAGTGGCCACCTGGCGGACTCGGACACACTTTCCTCAGGGGAAGAAGGTGCTGCCCGTCCTGCCGGCGCAGAGGGCAGTATGGAAGCTGCAAACGATCCTGGCCAGTtagaaaaaagagagacatCTGCCACAGCTTCAGGGGGCAGAAAGTCTCGCCGGTCGCATTCGGAGAGTGAAATGCTTCCAAACGCGATGGCCGCTAAGAAGAACCGCTGCCAGCCAACCACAGTGGCGCCAGggcaggaaaaacaaaccaatggCAAGTTGGGAAAAGTGAAAGGTCACCGGAGTCAGAAACACAAGGAGCGCATGCGTCTGCTGAGGCAGAAGCGAGAGGCGGCAGCTCGGAAGAAGTATAACCTGCTGCAGGACAGCAGCACCAGTGACAGTGAGCTCACATGTGACTCCAGCACCAGTTCCTCCGACGATGATGACACTTCTGGAGGAAGCAAGACAATCAAGACAGATATTCCAG CTGGCTTCAGACGTGCGTCGGAGAGATCCAGAGTGGGAGCCCAGATTCATGGGCTGCTGGACACCAGTTCGTGGGACAGGAACGGCATCGGCAGCGTTCTGGAGGAGGCCATGACGCGCTTTGCCGTGATGCAGCGCCAGACCGAGGAGCGCTTCCGCATCTGGATGGAAAAGCTGGCCCACCTCGACTCGGACAACGATTCGTCCAAGCGCTCGAGCGACGCCCCCGAGGGCCAGCAGGCGGCCCAGCTGTCCCCCCCGAGCTCGTTTTTGCCCTCGTCAGAGTCTGCGGAGACTATGGCCGCCTACATGCTGGCGCGAGAGAACAACAGCCTTGCTCCCACTCCCATGAACAACAATAACATCCTTCCTGAAGCGGTCGCTCAGAATGGGAATATAGGTAGTCCAGACCCTGGGCTCATGAATGTTTAG
- the c8h18orf25 gene encoding uncharacterized protein C18orf25 homolog isoform X1 yields MADSEKAEEFLDAVCTPESLEEAQTAAASAQGEQDEHLKTETTTSTSSPPREKEADSPLNTEGEQSLLSMPFLMKELRRDSPESQHASTGSDKPVSRHVYESDSSNPCMLSPSSSGHLADSDTLSSGEEGAARPAGAEGSMEAANDPGQLEKRETSATASGGRKSRRSHSESEMLPNAMAAKKNRCQPTTVAPGQEKQTNGKLGKVKGHRSQKHKERMRLLRQKREAAARKKYNLLQDSSTSDSELTCDSSTSSSDDDDTSGGSKTIKTDIPDGPPVVGHYDISGTDSNQESLSVETVRPTVIRHELKTHRGQDMAAHSGCIRALSSISGREEAELLHKEGSQHKGQINIASSDSEVEIVGVQENARCSHPCGGVIKSLSSWKDNSVEQLNSTNQSQLWTNVSPRPNWVSPPEVVDLTLDEDGGHKYLL; encoded by the exons ATGGCTGATtcagagaaagcagaggaatTTTTGGATGCTGTATGCACCCCCGAGTCTCTCGAAGAAGCACAGACCGCTGCGGCTTCTGCTCAAGGAGAACAGGATGAACATCTGAAAACGGAGACGACTACTAGTACCAGTTCGCCCCCAAGGGAGAAGGAAGCAGACAGCCCCCTGAATACTGAGGGAGAGCAAAGTCTTCTCTCCATGCCATTTCTAATGAAGGAGCTTCGCCGGGACTCCCCAGAGTCTCAACATGCCTCCACAGGAAGTGACAAGCCTGTGTCGCGTCACGTCTACGAAAGCGACTCCTCGAATCCCTGCATGTTGTCTCCTTCTTCCAGTGGCCACCTGGCGGACTCGGACACACTTTCCTCAGGGGAAGAAGGTGCTGCCCGTCCTGCCGGCGCAGAGGGCAGTATGGAAGCTGCAAACGATCCTGGCCAGTtagaaaaaagagagacatCTGCCACAGCTTCAGGGGGCAGAAAGTCTCGCCGGTCGCATTCGGAGAGTGAAATGCTTCCAAACGCGATGGCCGCTAAGAAGAACCGCTGCCAGCCAACCACAGTGGCGCCAGggcaggaaaaacaaaccaatggCAAGTTGGGAAAAGTGAAAGGTCACCGGAGTCAGAAACACAAGGAGCGCATGCGTCTGCTGAGGCAGAAGCGAGAGGCGGCAGCTCGGAAGAAGTATAACCTGCTGCAGGACAGCAGCACCAGTGACAGTGAGCTCACATGTGACTCCAGCACCAGTTCCTCCGACGATGATGACACTTCTGGAGGAAGCAAGACAATCAAGACAGATATTCCAG ACGGGCCTCCGGTAGTGGGTCACTATGATATTTCAGGCACTGATTCTAACCAGGAGAGTTTGAGTGTGGAGACAGTCCGGCCTACGGTGATAAGGCATGAgctaaaaacacacagaggccAGGACATGGCAGCACACTCTGGGTGTATAAGAGCTCTGAGCTCAATCTCAG GCCGTGAGGAGGCAGAGCTGCTGCACAAGGAGGGCTCTCAGCACAAAGGCCAGATTAACATTGCTTCCTCAGACAGTGAGGTGGAAATTGTCGGAGTACAAGAGAACGCACG ATGCTCCCATCCATGTGGAGGGGTGATAAAAAGTCTGTCTTCCTGGAAGGACAATTCAGTGGAGCAGTTAAACAGCACAAATCAATCACAGCTCTGGACTAATGTTTCCCCTCGCCCAAACTGGGTCTCCCCTCCCGAAGTGGTGGACCTGACGTTGGACGAGGACGGCGGGCACAAATATCTACTTTAA
- the c8h18orf25 gene encoding uncharacterized protein C18orf25 homolog isoform X3, producing MADSEKAEEFLDAVCTPESLEEAQTAAASAQGEQDEHLKTETTTSTSSPPREKEADSPLNTEGEQSLLSMPFLMKELRRDSPESQHASTGSDKPVSRHVYESDSSNPCMLSPSSSGHLADSDTLSSGEEGAARPAGAEGSMEAANDPGQLEKRETSATASGGRKSRRSHSESEMLPNAMAAKKNRCQPTTVAPGQEKQTNGKLGKVKGHRSQKHKERMRLLRQKREAAARKKYNLLQDSSTSDSELTCDSSTSSSDDDDTSGGSKTIKTDIPGREEAELLHKEGSQHKGQINIASSDSEVEIVGVQENARCSHPCGGVIKSLSSWKDNSVEQLNSTNQSQLWTNVSPRPNWVSPPEVVDLTLDEDGGHKYLL from the exons ATGGCTGATtcagagaaagcagaggaatTTTTGGATGCTGTATGCACCCCCGAGTCTCTCGAAGAAGCACAGACCGCTGCGGCTTCTGCTCAAGGAGAACAGGATGAACATCTGAAAACGGAGACGACTACTAGTACCAGTTCGCCCCCAAGGGAGAAGGAAGCAGACAGCCCCCTGAATACTGAGGGAGAGCAAAGTCTTCTCTCCATGCCATTTCTAATGAAGGAGCTTCGCCGGGACTCCCCAGAGTCTCAACATGCCTCCACAGGAAGTGACAAGCCTGTGTCGCGTCACGTCTACGAAAGCGACTCCTCGAATCCCTGCATGTTGTCTCCTTCTTCCAGTGGCCACCTGGCGGACTCGGACACACTTTCCTCAGGGGAAGAAGGTGCTGCCCGTCCTGCCGGCGCAGAGGGCAGTATGGAAGCTGCAAACGATCCTGGCCAGTtagaaaaaagagagacatCTGCCACAGCTTCAGGGGGCAGAAAGTCTCGCCGGTCGCATTCGGAGAGTGAAATGCTTCCAAACGCGATGGCCGCTAAGAAGAACCGCTGCCAGCCAACCACAGTGGCGCCAGggcaggaaaaacaaaccaatggCAAGTTGGGAAAAGTGAAAGGTCACCGGAGTCAGAAACACAAGGAGCGCATGCGTCTGCTGAGGCAGAAGCGAGAGGCGGCAGCTCGGAAGAAGTATAACCTGCTGCAGGACAGCAGCACCAGTGACAGTGAGCTCACATGTGACTCCAGCACCAGTTCCTCCGACGATGATGACACTTCTGGAGGAAGCAAGACAATCAAGACAGATATTCCAG GCCGTGAGGAGGCAGAGCTGCTGCACAAGGAGGGCTCTCAGCACAAAGGCCAGATTAACATTGCTTCCTCAGACAGTGAGGTGGAAATTGTCGGAGTACAAGAGAACGCACG ATGCTCCCATCCATGTGGAGGGGTGATAAAAAGTCTGTCTTCCTGGAAGGACAATTCAGTGGAGCAGTTAAACAGCACAAATCAATCACAGCTCTGGACTAATGTTTCCCCTCGCCCAAACTGGGTCTCCCCTCCCGAAGTGGTGGACCTGACGTTGGACGAGGACGGCGGGCACAAATATCTACTTTAA